The genomic region ATTGTCGTCTATTTCTCGAATCTTCATGTCTTCTGTGGGATTCCAAGCCATGACCATCTTGGTTTTGAGATCGATTCTGCTGAAGGGTTTGGTAGTGAGGACCTTTCCTACCAGAGATAGGTCTAACTTGGTCTTGAAGGCCTCAAAATCGTGGGTTTTGACGTGGATCACTTCCTCCTGCTCAGCTTCAGAGAGCGTGATCTTCCCAGCAAACTTGGAAACGACCTCCTCCATTGTTGAGAGGAATCGTCTTTCGTCTCGTACTGGTTTTTCTGATAAGAAATAAACGCAGTTTCAGATTAGAAGAGGTATCGATATAGTTCCGAGTCAGTTGAGGAGTCCAAGTCGGTGTATATTGAAACCACCCGGTCCCAAATACAAAAAAATATGAACAACAGCGAAAATGAAATTACAAATACAAAAAAATATGAGCAAGTAAATTCGCAGCAAATATAAAGGTAGAGAAAATGCGCACATCAGAAGTAATTTATAAATAAAACCCAAATCAGTTTTACAAGAGAAAACCCTTTCTTTTAAACAAGTCAACCAAAAAGAAAATCCTACTCTGAGCTACATACAGCCCGAACACTTCTGAAAAAGAAACTAACAGACCTGCAAACAGAAAACACAAAGAGGGATGAGCAAACTAACGCTCAGTGAGTGACTTAAGAAAATACCGAATAAAAATAGAAACGATCAAATAACAACTGACCGATAAAATAAAGCACAAATAACAACTCATACTCACTCTTTTGAAATAAGATCAACACAACGATCAATTAAAATCACTTAAAAGAACTAAGTTGCCGCTGCAAGCTTATCAATCACTTGATGCCACTGCAAACCTTTTAGCTATGTATTGGCTATTTCATCCCGAGCTAGAAACAAGGAAACTTAATATCAAGGTACACGATTTGAGATATAAAAGTCACTCACAGCGGTACACACAATCATCTCAAGAAAGAACTGAAACAAGGAAAATCATAATCAAAACATGCAAGATAGAACAGCCGCTCACCTCTCAGAAGATTAAACCCGCTCACCCATTCCATACTGAGATCTCTCCTTCTGAAACTAAACCCAGCCAACAAAGAATCCAAATTCACTTCTTCCTCTTCCGTTTCTCTTTTCGTTTTCTTCTTGCGTCTTACTCCCTGTTCCCCGTTGTGCGCTCTCCCACATCTCACTTCTCTTTCTTTCTTTCTTCCCTTTTCTAGTTTTCTTTTTCTTTCTCTTCTCCATCTTTTCCTTCCTTCCTTTCCCTCTCTCTCCCTCTTTTCCCTTTCTCCTTTCTCTTTTCTTCTCTTTTCTTTTCTTCCGTCCCCCACCGCCAACACCAAAGCACCATCCTTATCTCTTCACAATAATAACATAGGTAAAAGTAAAAGTAAATAAAAAGAATGCTGAAATATATATACCTCAATTACCAAAAGGTAAAAAAATAATAACAATTGAACAAGATAAATCTAACTCAAAAATAAACTTCAAAGTCCGGTGCGGAATATCACAGATATAGTTCCGAGTCTGTTGAGGAGTCAGAGTCAGTGGATATAGTTCTGAGTCTATAGCAATTCTTAAATTCGTTCGAACTGCAAAATGAATAATAACTCTGTTTTGTCAAAGATAATTATTACTTTTTTAGATAAACCTAAAAAATATGGTTGTGGTTGTTGTAAGAGAAAATATAACGAGAATAACGGTCTACACTCATTCATTGATAAAAAAGTTTATTTATAGGCATTACATAGAGTCTCTCAAATGATCTAGAAGAGCGTTATCAATATTGTAATATATTCTAATAAGAAAACGGATTAATCAATCCTACGTATATTAGGACAAAACACATAACAGAATTACGGAAACATAATTTCGTTAAACAGTGGTAATTTTTCTTTAGAGAATAATGTCTGCTCAAACCATATTAGGATACTAACTATTATAACAACTTGAACCAATATGGCTCAACGGTAACCAAAGCTAACCATGTTCCAGGAGCCTTGATACATCATTAGTTTCGTTACATCCAAGCTTAAGAAGAGACAAACCCCTTCTGACGTCATGTACTAAACACTTCACAGTTTTACGAGTAAAAACTTGCACATCTTTGAGTCCTCAGAAACAGCTCTACACACATTGGTAATTTGCTAATAGTGATATCACAGAATTTATCTTCCTAACATTATTCATTCAATCATAGTATGTAGTGTGTATGTCAGATGAGGTGGCAGCAGAAATATCTTCTTGTAATACGGTATTATAGCTAGCTTCCAGGCTCTCTTATCTATTTGCTTCCCAACTTCTAAAACCTCTAAACCTTAAGCTGGAGTGAAGATGCAGGCCATTCCAACTTCATCAACCTCTCACTCCCTTCTGAAACCTATCACAAACCCTCTTCTGGGTCATTCTCTGTCCTCAAAACCATGCTTGTCTCTGAAAAGAAGAGCTTCTTTTACCACCAAAGCAGTTCTGTCAACTACTAAAGAAGCAGTCTTGAAAGATTTTCATGAACGCCGAGCTCTCAAGGTAAACCAAAACCTATCATGTTTTGCTAGTTTTGTTGCTGAGAAAATGAAACTAATCCTCATATTCATAATTAATGTAATGTAAATTTGTGTTTTGCAGATTATTTCAGGTTTGCAGAATTTTGACAAAGAAAATGTTGCATCAGTCATTACTGCTGCAGAACAGGTTTGTTTGACATGCTCCATTTACAGATGAGATGAACTAATGGACAGTTTGGCTAAAGTAACTTTGTTGTTAAACCAAGTGACGAAATATGTGAGACTACTAGGCTTCTTATCTTCTTCTTTATGCTTTGTAGTGTCAAGTTTCATTGATTCCATAGCTAAATGTCACTTTGATTTTGTTTGTTTGTTATAATGTCATGTGTCAATTCATGTAGGGAGGAGCAACTCATGTGGATATAGCTTGTGACCCTGAGTTGGTGAAGCTTGCTATTAGTCTAACTTCTCTTCCGGTATGTATCACTGTTTGCTTGGGTTTTAGCCCTGGTTTCTATTATCACTCGATATTCATTGACTGAGGATGCCTCAATTTTGCAGGTTTGTGTTTCATCTGTAGATCCAGTGGCATTTCCAGCTGCTGTTGAAGCAGGAGCGTTGATGGTCCGAATCACAAACTTATATCTTCTTTACTATGCTTCAAGAAAATGCTGCATAATTTGACAGTATGTCAGTAATGCTCTTTCTCATTTTGTGTAAACTTATGAAAGTTGATGGCTTGTGCAGGTTGAGATTGGAAACTATGACTCGTTTTATGAGATGGGTGTGATTTTCACTCCAGAGCAGGTAGTGCATCTCATTTTTAAAAGGATTCCCTGTTAAAATACTTGTCAGCAAGAATTTACCTATTGTGTTTTACAGATATTGAATTTGACAAAGGAGACCAAGAGACTTCTTCCATCCGTGGCCTTATCAGTCACTGTACCTCATACACTAAGCCTCCCAGATCAGGTCACAAGCAGCATTGCTGACAGCTTATATTTGATCCCGTGATCCTTGCTTTTTGTCACCCCCTTGTTTGGTCTAACCAAGTTAGTTGAATGGCAGGTCAAGCTTGCAGAGATGCTAGAGCAAGAAGGTGTAGACATCATCCAGACTGAAGGAGGAAAATGTTCCAACCCCTCCCAATCCGGTGTTCTTGGTTTGATTGAGAAGGTAATATCAACCTAGACTCCATTCTGCTATAAGACATTGTTTCCAGAATCAAATCTGATGGTGGTATTTGGTAATTCAGGCCTCACCAACATTAGCAGCAGCATACTCGATTTCACGAGCTGTCAACATTCCTGTCATGTGTTCATCTGGACTGAGTGCAGTTACAGCACCAATGGCCATAACAGCAGGAGCCGCTGGTGTGGTGAGTAAACCATGAAACTGTTTCCATTTCTGTACATCTGAGGATACCCAAAGTTTAATGGATTAACATACAGTGTTTCTTTGCTTCATTGTTGAATACAGGGCGTGGGTTCTGCAGTTAACAAGCTCAATGATGTGGTAGCCATGATTGCAGAAGTCAGGAGCATCTCTGATTCATTAGGAGCATCAACTGGTACCAGTAGGCGCGCTAGCAGTGAAGAGAAAACTTTGAAACTGTAATTCAATCGAATAGTACTATATTAGAGGAGAAAATAAATTCATGACGACCTCCAGGCTTTTATCTGAATAAGAGCCTGACAGTGTTATATACATTATTGCATAACCATTAACGTGTTTATTAATCAAGAGGGAACTTGCAGTGGTTTTATCAAAAGAAACCGATAAAAGCTAAAAGACAGGTTAGACAGTACTAATCAAAGATTCATCTACATTTCTCGCTACTAAAATCCAGTTGGTAGAGTCATCTTCAACTTTTTAAAAGTACACCAACCGTGAAAATCTGCAGTCTCGCCACTGAAATCCAATTCTGGACAGATATAGACAAAAATAATACAGGCATGGACATTTGTTTAAAGAACAGAGGATTAGTATACAAATGGTCTACTTTCACCCTATTGATACATGTTTGTCAGATATCATAATCTTCATCATCCTCAGTTTCGTCACCCTCGCCACTTTCCTGCAAATGCAGTTGACAATCACCAGCATTACTTCTGAGATAAGATTCAGGTAATTTACCACAAACATAACGCAAAGCAAGCTTACCTTTCTCTTGATATATTCTGACATGGCCTCGTCAAACTCAGCTCGTTTCGCCATGGCTATATCATAGTATTTAACCTTCTCCTAAAATAAGGAGAAAACAAGAATGAATGAGGAAAATGCTGTAAGCAACTATTGGCCTAAATTAGCATGTCGGAAGCTAGTAAACAGTCAAAATTTATAAGACCTTGATGCTTCATGGCTATAGATGAATATAAACGCAAGATAATCTAATTGGTTACAACTAGAATAAGTGATTAGGAAACGAACAATCACATGCTTCAGCCAATATCACTTCAATCTTATGAAGCTAACCTAATGTGCATCACTTCAACGTAGATAGATTTGAGTTATAAAACTTATATTAAGCTAAAGCACATAGTAATAGGCATTAAATTTAGATAATGGCAAAGTAGATGGATAGTTAGCAAATTCCTGATCAAGCTCGATAATATCATTCATAGAATCAATTGAGTTCCTCTCATGTTATACCTCTGTGATATTACACAAGTTACATACAACTATAAACATGCACAAGCCATTCACAGTTCTATGTAACAAGGATGATGCAGTATCACAAGTTCACAATTTTTGCAAACAAACTCAAACTCAAACTAAAATCTATCATAACTAGTTCCTTTTCCCCCTTCATAATAACAATACAAATTATAATGTCAATACAACCACTATGCACCTAGGTGAACTAAAGTCAGATCACAAACCTCATATGACATTGTCTTCCACTTCTCTCCACACGCCTTTCCAACCTGAATATTAAAGCATTGTTAGTTCACATAAAGGAGAAGTAATGGAATTACAACAAGAAGTGGCAATTTAACAAATCATCACATGAACTCTATCTGGACTAACCACGCGCATAGTCTTAATATCTGGATTTTGCTCTTGAAATTCCTTGCGGAAGTCCTCCCTTATCCACAAAAAGAAAATCAAGTCTATGAGAAAGTTGCTCGTACTGAGATGGTTAAGAGTTTCAGAACACTAAAAACCTTCAGTGGCTGGTATTTATGCATGAACCCAATCTGTACGAACCATAGTATCATAACTGTATCACTACAAACAACATTAAAGCTTGTAAAGCACCCCCTATTAGTAGTCCATTGTCAAGTAATTTTGGTCCTCATATAGTTAAGTAGACTCGTTTTGGTATATTTTCGAACATTCAGGAATTCTTATGTCCTTTTGAAGACTTGCAAACTTGCATGTGAATTATTATCCCTTGAATACAAATAATATAATTGACCTTTCTGTAAGCTCTTACATGCATAAAATTAAGTAGCTATATAATGATCTTACATACGAAGAGTCTTGTTATTCTGAACACCTAAAACGACTTTCTTGTAAAATGTTAATTTCCTTGAAAATACACTAATCATAAATCTGATGTGAGTGCAAGTGCTTACCATAGTGTATTAGTGTTTAGTATCCTACCAAAACTTCCACTTTCTATTATAAACACTAAAAAGCTCCAAGTCGGAAAACTCATGAACGTCTAAAGACCAGAACCAGAATCAGACCGAAGAATGATAACTAAAGTCAAAGTAAAACATGTCCTGCAACTACACTCAGAAACATATAAATGAAAGAAAGATGTAACATACAAGAAATAGAAGAATGCAGTTGGTGGTTTCTTGGGCATCTTGGGATCAACTTTTGCACCTTTCTTCTTCTGCTTGGTTTTCGATCTTTTTACTGAAACGACCCTCTTTTCCTTCTCCTCATCTATGACTAAGCTTGCTAACCTCTTTGTCGGCTCGCTTTGTCTGACCCTCAACACCATTCTCCTAAACAATTTCAGAGTTTTTATTATATCGCTTTAAACACAATCAAGAGCAAAATACACTCTAAAAAAACCCAATTTCTTATTCAACAATTTCAGACCCTCAACATTCAACTATTGATCTCCAATTTCCCACTACAAAACTAAACCCCACCACCCAATTTGTTCAAGAAGATAAACCCTATTAATACCAATTGAGCCTTACCCAACTACTTGGCTAAGCAAACTGTGTTCCCAATATTTCGGAACTCAAAAACAACACAAAGCAACATAAACCAGAGTTTGAGTTTCCACTTTGTGCTTAGTTTTTCATGTATTGGGTGTTCGGAAACAGAGCATAAAACTGTGAAGACAAAAACAACAGGGGAGGAAAGTTACCGAGTGGAAGCTTCTTCTGGGGTCTTGGTGGAGGAAGAAGACAGAGGTTCCTGAGAGTCTTTGGTTTTCTTTACCATGATGCAGTTGCTGTTGGTTGCTGTGCGGCTCTGAACGGACTCTGAAGTGGCTCAGAAGTGAACGGACATTGCGCTCGGTGCTACGGTCTGTGTTTTGACGTTTT from Fragaria vesca subsp. vesca linkage group LG3, FraVesHawaii_1.0, whole genome shotgun sequence harbors:
- the LOC101297039 gene encoding uncharacterized protein ycf23-like — its product is MQAIPTSSTSHSLLKPITNPLLGHSLSSKPCLSLKRRASFTTKAVLSTTKEAVLKDFHERRALKIISGLQNFDKENVASVITAAEQGGATHVDIACDPELVKLAISLTSLPVCVSSVDPVAFPAAVEAGALMVEIGNYDSFYEMGVIFTPEQILNLTKETKRLLPSVALSVTVPHTLSLPDQVKLAEMLEQEGVDIIQTEGGKCSNPSQSGVLGLIEKASPTLAAAYSISRAVNIPVMCSSGLSAVTAPMAITAGAAGVGVGSAVNKLNDVVAMIAEVRSISDSLGASTGTSRRASSEEKTLKL
- the LOC101311546 gene encoding high mobility group B protein 14-like, with the protein product MVKKTKDSQEPLSSSSTKTPEEASTRRMVLRVRQSEPTKRLASLVIDEEKEKRVVSVKRSKTKQKKKGAKVDPKMPKKPPTAFFYFLEDFRKEFQEQNPDIKTMRVVGKACGEKWKTMSYEEKVKYYDIAMAKRAEFDEAMSEYIKRKESGEGDETEDDEDYDI